One segment of uncultured Campylobacter sp. DNA contains the following:
- a CDS encoding ABC transporter ATP-binding protein → MKVSGLNFSYGKRAILQDVCLNLEQGKFYGILGPNGCGKSTLLKNILQILKPASGIIEINGKRASEYGLKELAALIGFVPQKTALAAPLSVKEILLAGRFCRLKSVFSGYDASDHAKVEQMAELLDVKKFLERSAFELSGGEFGRVLLARALVSEPEILLLDEPTGALDMNYAIEAMSICENLTRSLNLTSVIVLHDLNLASLFCDEILMLKEGAVRYRGSASELFTPQIIKEIYGFDALIVENLGTKFILPQKEKM, encoded by the coding sequence ATGAAAGTAAGCGGGCTAAACTTCAGCTACGGCAAGCGGGCGATTTTGCAAGACGTATGTCTGAATTTAGAACAGGGTAAATTTTACGGGATTTTGGGTCCTAACGGCTGCGGCAAGAGCACCTTGCTAAAAAATATCTTGCAAATTTTAAAGCCCGCAAGCGGTATCATCGAAATAAACGGCAAAAGGGCAAGCGAATACGGTCTAAAAGAGCTTGCGGCGCTCATCGGATTCGTGCCGCAAAAAACAGCCCTCGCCGCACCGCTTAGCGTGAAAGAAATTTTGCTTGCGGGCAGATTTTGCCGATTAAAAAGCGTCTTTAGCGGCTACGATGCGAGCGATCACGCTAAAGTGGAGCAAATGGCAGAGCTTTTGGACGTGAAAAAATTCCTAGAGCGTAGCGCATTTGAGCTAAGCGGCGGGGAGTTTGGGCGCGTGCTGCTTGCTAGAGCGCTCGTCAGCGAGCCTGAAATTTTACTGCTCGATGAGCCCACGGGCGCGCTAGATATGAACTACGCCATCGAGGCGATGAGCATCTGCGAAAACCTGACGCGCTCTTTAAATTTAACGAGCGTCATCGTGCTGCACGATCTAAATTTAGCCTCGCTTTTTTGCGATGAAATTTTGATGCTAAAAGAGGGCGCAGTGAGGTATCGCGGTAGCGCGAGCGAGCTTTTTACGCCGCAGATCATAAAAGAAATTTACGGCTTTGATGCCCTGATAGTCGAAAATTTAGGAACTAAATTTATCTTACCGCAAAAGGAGAAAATGTGA
- a CDS encoding iron ABC transporter permease yields the protein MSFKFYLFLIAAFVLLALVAVSSGGASISLGDIVKFFTFGEIDETKQLILTQMRLPRLVLGILIGALLATSGVVVQSVFLNPLADPYIIGIASAATFGAVIAYLLGLSDVFYGIFAFLAASGLSLVIFKLAAHTRSISTLLIVGIAVSSFLGAFTSFAVYLIGEDSFRITAWMMGYLGGANWQKIALLLPPLLFCMAYFYAKRHELNIILNGDEEAKSLGLNVEKSKKSLLIVSSLIIGFSVAFTGMIGFVGLIIPHTLRMALRTSSNAVLIPASALTGGLFLLFCDVIAKNILSPVEIPIGVVTSFFGAPFFLYLAFRKHA from the coding sequence ATGAGTTTTAAATTTTATCTCTTTTTAATCGCAGCTTTCGTATTGCTTGCTTTAGTAGCCGTAAGTAGCGGCGGAGCGAGCATTTCGCTGGGCGACATAGTGAAATTTTTCACCTTCGGCGAGATAGACGAGACCAAGCAGCTGATTTTAACGCAAATGCGCCTACCGCGCCTCGTACTTGGAATTTTAATAGGCGCGCTGCTGGCAACTTCGGGCGTGGTAGTGCAAAGCGTGTTTTTAAACCCGCTTGCGGATCCCTACATCATCGGCATCGCCTCGGCAGCGACCTTCGGCGCGGTCATAGCCTATCTGCTGGGGCTTAGCGACGTTTTTTACGGAATTTTCGCATTTTTGGCCGCGAGCGGGCTTTCGCTGGTGATCTTTAAGCTCGCAGCCCACACCCGCTCGATCTCGACGCTACTGATCGTAGGTATCGCCGTGTCTTCGTTTTTGGGCGCATTCACCTCCTTTGCGGTCTATCTCATCGGAGAGGATAGCTTTAGAATTACGGCGTGGATGATGGGCTATCTAGGCGGTGCAAATTGGCAAAAGATCGCGCTTTTGCTGCCGCCGCTGCTGTTTTGCATGGCGTATTTTTACGCGAAGCGCCACGAGCTAAATATCATCTTAAACGGCGACGAGGAGGCGAAGTCGCTGGGGCTAAACGTCGAGAAGTCCAAAAAGAGCTTGCTTATCGTCTCCTCGCTCATCATCGGCTTTTCGGTCGCATTTACGGGAATGATAGGCTTCGTGGGGCTCATCATCCCGCATACCTTGCGTATGGCGCTTCGCACGTCTAGCAACGCCGTGCTGATCCCCGCTAGCGCGCTTACGGGCGGGCTTTTTCTTTTGTTTTGCGATGTCATAGCCAAAAACATCCTATCGCCGGTAGAAATTCCAATCGGCGTGGTGACCTCCTTTTTCGGCGCGCCATTTTTCCTATACCTTGCGTTTAGGAAGCACGCATGA
- a CDS encoding DUF333 domain-containing protein codes for MSFKRFFAVALVVGAFASVSAEASAAGDFCIKNGGELIVRKDGNGVDYTVCKLPDGTMIDAEEFYKTGGDLSKFKSVNR; via the coding sequence ATGAGTTTTAAGAGATTTTTTGCAGTGGCGCTTGTGGTGGGTGCTTTCGCTTCGGTGAGCGCAGAGGCTAGCGCTGCTGGGGATTTTTGTATCAAAAACGGCGGCGAGCTGATCGTCCGCAAAGACGGCAACGGCGTGGATTACACCGTTTGTAAGCTGCCTGACGGCACGATGATCGACGCTGAAGAATTTTATAAAACGGGCGGCGATTTGAGTAAATTTAAGAGCGTAAATCGATAG
- a CDS encoding radical SAM protein, giving the protein MFKERIKSHHRSKLFESVSASENELFDALEQPSKDSDCVIYLHVPFCDNICSFCSMMRSKLGDELDEYAKFLIRQIKDYGEMPYFDTKKIKSIYFGGGTPSVFSETHFEKVLGALHKNFKIADDCEISIETTLHNLDTQKALALQSFGVNRFSIGVQTFSRQGRALLNRVHKPARAIERLKELREKFDGMLCCDIIYNFPNESVEEALEDARYVDELGLDSASFYSLMFFEGSELSKKIDTSYYDLEIDKKLHHAFAEALLQSGNFEVLELTKLARKGRDNYGYIKLSHKGTDILPIGNGAGGHVAGFGIYGVSGHKMISRIDERESAYGVLSNLFQYPIVSLNELKEALSANIYDEVVQKLKEFQSWGLLELKDGKSVLNLDGIFWGNNINEEIANIIRKDFV; this is encoded by the coding sequence ATGTTTAAAGAACGCATTAAATCCCACCATCGCTCCAAGCTTTTCGAGAGCGTCTCCGCGAGCGAAAACGAGCTGTTCGACGCGCTGGAGCAGCCCTCAAAAGACAGCGATTGCGTGATCTATCTGCATGTGCCGTTTTGCGACAACATCTGCTCGTTTTGCTCGATGATGCGCTCCAAACTCGGCGACGAGCTGGATGAATACGCTAAATTTTTGATTCGCCAGATCAAAGACTACGGCGAGATGCCCTACTTCGACACCAAAAAGATCAAAAGTATCTACTTCGGCGGCGGCACGCCGAGCGTCTTTAGCGAGACGCACTTCGAAAAGGTTCTGGGCGCGCTGCATAAAAATTTCAAGATCGCGGACGACTGCGAGATCAGCATAGAAACCACGCTACATAATCTAGATACGCAAAAAGCGCTCGCTCTGCAAAGCTTCGGCGTAAATCGCTTTAGCATCGGCGTGCAGACCTTCAGCAGACAGGGGCGCGCGCTTTTAAACCGCGTGCATAAGCCCGCTCGCGCAATCGAGCGACTGAAGGAGCTTAGAGAAAAATTTGACGGCATGCTCTGCTGCGACATCATCTACAATTTCCCCAACGAAAGCGTGGAGGAAGCGCTAGAGGACGCGCGCTACGTAGATGAGCTGGGACTTGATAGCGCTAGCTTTTACTCGCTAATGTTTTTCGAAGGCTCGGAGCTATCCAAAAAGATCGACACCTCCTACTATGATCTAGAGATCGATAAGAAGCTGCACCACGCTTTCGCGGAGGCGCTGCTGCAAAGCGGGAATTTCGAGGTTTTGGAGCTTACTAAGCTTGCTCGAAAAGGTCGCGATAACTACGGCTACATCAAGCTAAGCCACAAGGGCACGGATATCCTGCCTATCGGCAACGGCGCGGGCGGACACGTAGCGGGCTTCGGAATTTACGGCGTGTCGGGACACAAGATGATCTCGCGAATCGATGAGCGCGAAAGCGCATACGGCGTGCTAAGCAATCTGTTTCAATACCCGATCGTAAGCTTAAACGAGCTAAAAGAGGCCCTAAGCGCGAATATTTACGACGAAGTAGTACAAAAGCTCAAAGAATTTCAAAGCTGGGGGCTTTTGGAGCTTAAGGATGGAAAATCGGTCTTAAACTTGGACGGAATTTTTTGGGGCAACAACATCAACGAAGAGATAGCAAACATTATTAGAAAGGATTTTGTATGA
- a CDS encoding flavodoxin family protein has translation MKKIVLYTSQTGNTKKVGDAIAEQLGCESLNFRDFEGEVDDYDFIALGFYVDKGEAEAKFMRFLRKIHGKKLGVFMTLGAEPDGEHSRKCLDTFEEGLKANGNEIIREFACQGAIDPNLLEMMRKMAAGGNSPHPITPERLARWAEAAKHPDEKDLADAKAAFAGIE, from the coding sequence ATGAAAAAAATCGTGCTTTACACCTCGCAAACGGGTAACACGAAAAAGGTGGGCGACGCGATCGCCGAGCAACTAGGCTGCGAGAGTCTAAATTTCCGCGACTTTGAAGGCGAGGTCGATGATTACGACTTCATAGCCTTAGGCTTTTACGTCGATAAGGGAGAAGCCGAAGCGAAATTTATGCGCTTTTTACGCAAGATTCACGGCAAAAAGCTTGGCGTTTTTATGACTTTGGGCGCGGAGCCGGACGGCGAGCACTCGCGCAAGTGCCTGGATACCTTTGAAGAGGGGCTTAAAGCAAACGGCAACGAGATCATAAGGGAGTTTGCCTGCCAGGGCGCGATCGATCCGAATCTACTTGAAATGATGCGCAAAATGGCGGCCGGCGGCAACTCGCCCCACCCTATCACCCCCGAGCGACTTGCGCGCTGGGCGGAGGCTGCGAAACACCCCGACGAGAAGGATCTGGCGGACGCAAAAGCAGCATTTGCGGGGATAGAATAA
- a CDS encoding ABC transporter substrate-binding protein, translated as MKKILIALLSASFALAKGLVVLDPAAVEIIYALGAQGQIAAISTTSMSKIRPEAETAKLPSVGTYVKPNIEKIVELKPDLVITSFHSAGVSENLRKLGLKSLAMDANSTAEICQNVKKVAAIVKKESEADKICAQMDGIFADKPALRGKKVALFFGSNATMAFNDKTLVGDIFARLGAKNIADGLKGSTPSVSAEYILEQNPDIIVVVGGETEDFLKANPILKNTKAVKSGKILKAPTLILRGSPQIGETVDEIYAEATK; from the coding sequence GTGAAAAAAATTCTTATAGCTTTGCTTTCGGCGAGTTTTGCGCTCGCCAAAGGCCTGGTAGTGCTCGACCCCGCCGCAGTCGAGATCATCTACGCTTTGGGGGCGCAGGGTCAGATCGCTGCGATCTCAACTACCTCGATGAGCAAGATCCGCCCGGAGGCAGAAACCGCGAAACTGCCTAGCGTTGGCACCTACGTAAAGCCGAATATAGAAAAGATCGTCGAGCTTAAGCCCGATCTGGTCATCACGAGCTTTCACTCAGCGGGCGTTAGCGAGAATCTGCGAAAGCTAGGGCTTAAGAGCCTTGCGATGGATGCGAACTCCACCGCAGAGATCTGCCAAAACGTAAAGAAGGTCGCCGCGATCGTAAAAAAAGAGAGCGAGGCGGATAAAATTTGCGCGCAGATGGATGGAATTTTTGCAGACAAGCCCGCTCTTCGCGGCAAAAAAGTAGCGCTATTTTTCGGCTCAAACGCCACTATGGCCTTTAACGACAAAACCCTAGTAGGCGATATCTTCGCTCGCCTAGGCGCCAAAAATATCGCAGACGGCCTAAAAGGCAGCACGCCTTCGGTATCTGCCGAATACATCTTAGAACAAAACCCCGATATAATCGTAGTTGTGGGCGGCGAGACAGAGGATTTTTTAAAAGCAAATCCGATCCTTAAAAATACCAAAGCCGTAAAATCGGGCAAAATTTTAAAAGCTCCGACGCTCATCTTACGGGGCAGCCCGCAGATCGGCGAGACGGTGGATGAAATTTACGCGGAGGCAACGAAATAG